Proteins co-encoded in one Columba livia isolate bColLiv1 breed racing homer chromosome 14, bColLiv1.pat.W.v2, whole genome shotgun sequence genomic window:
- the FAM13B gene encoding protein FAM13B isoform X5 produces the protein MHIKQFYLQCSFGLAKIIRMACKVLLHSAHISPISILPASADILERTIRAAVEQHLFDLQSSLDNDLKHIQQHKLGCTNEAKTPSVDEEGSNNQNDVIEDNDTGSSENTGDCSEVLVCTDLDSEAVKHGTATEEEESVQVPALPSAQTVDVLLKPCDEDADVDGENNSERQNSILLGGNDRISSEMFPDSSSKTCDLNANPDSEVSSDGSVNVSEEALGVQVPRLDLKNGSDGDKWEAPCPITFPLIDFKTMHLQREGEDPFPAFKSWQEDSESGEAQLSPQAGRMTNHPLEEDCHPILSHRSLDFGQSQRFLHDPETLDSSSKALSFVRTRRASFSSKDDKREDKTPYQLVKKLQKKIKQFEEQFEKEKNIKPSYSDIAANPKVLKWMTELTKLRKQIKDAKQRSSDGDFIPQTRPRSNTLPKSFGSSLDQEDEENGDEMRVVQKEKKPTKEATLELILKRLKEKRVERCLPEDIKKMTKDHLVEEKTSLQKSLLYYESQHGRPVTREERHIVKPLYDRYRLVKQMLTRASITPILGSPSTKRRGQMLQPIIEGETAHFFEEIKEEEEESDGLSADLNDILKTAAQTQPVLSPVENSESDLEDGQEKLTRDLRLSSTRAASMPELLEQLWKARAEKKKLRKTLREFEEEFYQQNGRNVQKEDRVPMLDEYREYKKIKAKLRLLEVLISKQDSSKSI, from the exons ATGCACATCAAGCAGTTCTACCTCCAGTGCTCATTCGGGCTGGCAAAAATCATCAGGATGGCCTGTAAAGTTCTGCTGCACAG TGCTCATATCTCTCCCATAAGTATCTTGCCAGCCTCTGCAGA catttTAGAAAGAACAATTAGAGCAGCTGTGGAACAGCACCTTTTCGACCTGCAGAGCAGCTTAGATAACGATCTTAAACATATACAGCAACACAAACTGGGCTGTACCAATGAAGCAAAAACTCCCAGTGTGGATGAGGAAGGATCTAACAACCA GAATGATGTTATTGAAGATAATGACACTGGTAGCAGTGAGAACACAGGAGACTGCTCTGAAGTGTTGGTTTGCACTGATTTAGACAGTGAAGCTGTGAAACATGGTACTGcaactgaggaagaagaaagcgtTCAG GTACCAGCCCTTCCTTCTGCTCAG ACTGTAGACGTATTATTGAAACCATGTGATGAAGATGCAGATGTTGATGGAGAAAATAATAGTGAAAg GCAAAATAGTATATTGCTTGGTGGCAATGATAGAATATCTTCAGAGATGTTTCCG GATTCAAGTAGCAAGACTTGTGATCTTAATGCAAATCCTGATTCGGAGGTGTCGAGCGATGGCAGCGTTAATGTTTCTGAGGAGGCCCTGGGTGTCCAAGTACCACGTCTAGATCTGAAGAATGGATCTGATGGTGACAAATGGGAAG cGCCATGCCCTATCACTTTTCCCCTCATTGATTTCAAAACAATGCATCTGCAGAGAGAAGGGGAGG ATCCGTTTCCTGCTTTCAAATCTTGGCAGGAGGACAGTGAATCTGGAGAAGCTCAGCTTTCCCCGCAGGCTGGGAGGATGACGAACCATCCGTTGGAAGAGGACTGTCACCCCATCTTGTCACATCGTAGTTTGGATTTTGGGCAAAGCCAACGTTTCTTACACGATCCCGAAACGTTAGATTCTTCATCCAAAGCACTTTCTTTTGTTAG AACACGACGAGCATCCTTTAGTTCAAAAGATGACAAAAGGGAAGACAAGACACCTTATCAGCTTGTcaagaaattacagaaaaaaataaagcaatttgaGGAACaatttgaaaaagagaaaaacataaag CCCTCCTATAGTGATATTGCGGCCAATCcaaaagttttaaaatggaTGACTGAACTTACCAAAttgagaaagcaaataaaag atgCAAAACAGAGGAGCTCAGATGGAGATTTCATACCTCAGACACGTCCACGAAGTAACACTCTTCCTAAGAGCTTTGGTTCATCTCTCGACCAAGAGGATGAAGAGAATGGAGATGAGATGCGGGTTgtgcagaaagagaagaaacccACCAAGGAAGCTACGCTTGAACTCATTTTGAAAAGATTAAAGGAAAAACGAGTTGAGAGATGTTTGCCAGAAGATATAAAA AAAATGACAAAGGACCATTtggtagaagaaaaaacatctctCCAGAAAAGCCTCCTGTATTATGAAAGTCAACATGGACGGCCG GTTActagagaagaaagacatattGTGAAGCCACTTTATGACAGATACAGACTTGTAAAACAAATGTTAACTAGAGCAAGCATTACTCCTATTCTT GGGTCACCATCAACCAAGAGGCGGGGGCAGATGTTACAGCCCATTATTGAAGGTGAAACTGCCcatttttttgaagaaattaaG gaagaagaggaggaaagtgATGGTTTGTCTGCAGACCTGAATGATATCTTAAAAACTGCTGCCCAAACACAGCCTGTTTTAAGCCCAGTTGAAAACTCTGAGTCTgatcttgaagatggtcaagaGAAACTGACCCGCGACCTGAGGTTGTCGAGCACCCGCGCTGCTTCTAT GCCTGAATTATTGGAGCAACTGTGGAAAGCcagagctgaaaaaaagaagctaCGTAAGACACTACGAGAATTTGAAGAGGAGTTTTATCAGCAGAATGGAAG GAATGTACAGAAAGAAGATCGGGTTCCAATGCTTGATGAGTACAGGgagtacaagaaaataaaagccaaactTAGGCTGTTAGAAGTCCTTATCAGCAAACAAGATTCTTCAAAGTCGATTTAA
- the FAM13B gene encoding protein FAM13B isoform X6, which yields MHIKQFYLQCSFGLAKIIRMACKVLLHSAHISPISILPASADILERTIRAAVEQHLFDLQSSLDNDLKHIQQHKLGCTNEAKTPSVDEEGSNNQNDVIEDNDTGSSENTGDCSEVLVCTDLDSEAVKHGTATEEEESVQVPALPSAQTVDVLLKPCDEDADVDGENNSERQNSILLGGNDRISSEMFPDSSSKTCDLNANPDSEVSSDGSVNVSEEALGVQVPRLDLKNGSDGDKWEDPFPAFKSWQEDSESGEAQLSPQAGRMTNHPLEEDCHPILSHRSLDFGQSQRFLHDPETLDSSSKALSFVRTRRASFSSKDDKREDKTPYQLVKKLQKKIKQFEEQFEKEKNIKPSYSDIAANPKVLKWMTELTKLRKQIKDAKQRSSDGDFIPQTRPRSNTLPKSFGSSLDQEDEENGDEMRVVQKEKKPTKEATLELILKRLKEKRVERCLPEDIKKMTKDHLVEEKTSLQKSLLYYESQHGRPVTREERHIVKPLYDRYRLVKQMLTRASITPILGSPSTKRRGQMLQPIIEGETAHFFEEIKEEEEESDGLSADLNDILKTAAQTQPVLSPVENSESDLEDGQEKLTRDLRLSSTRAASMPELLEQLWKARAEKKKLRKTLREFEEEFYQQNGRNVQKEDRVPMLDEYREYKKIKAKLRLLEVLISKQDSSKSI from the exons ATGCACATCAAGCAGTTCTACCTCCAGTGCTCATTCGGGCTGGCAAAAATCATCAGGATGGCCTGTAAAGTTCTGCTGCACAG TGCTCATATCTCTCCCATAAGTATCTTGCCAGCCTCTGCAGA catttTAGAAAGAACAATTAGAGCAGCTGTGGAACAGCACCTTTTCGACCTGCAGAGCAGCTTAGATAACGATCTTAAACATATACAGCAACACAAACTGGGCTGTACCAATGAAGCAAAAACTCCCAGTGTGGATGAGGAAGGATCTAACAACCA GAATGATGTTATTGAAGATAATGACACTGGTAGCAGTGAGAACACAGGAGACTGCTCTGAAGTGTTGGTTTGCACTGATTTAGACAGTGAAGCTGTGAAACATGGTACTGcaactgaggaagaagaaagcgtTCAG GTACCAGCCCTTCCTTCTGCTCAG ACTGTAGACGTATTATTGAAACCATGTGATGAAGATGCAGATGTTGATGGAGAAAATAATAGTGAAAg GCAAAATAGTATATTGCTTGGTGGCAATGATAGAATATCTTCAGAGATGTTTCCG GATTCAAGTAGCAAGACTTGTGATCTTAATGCAAATCCTGATTCGGAGGTGTCGAGCGATGGCAGCGTTAATGTTTCTGAGGAGGCCCTGGGTGTCCAAGTACCACGTCTAGATCTGAAGAATGGATCTGATGGTGACAAATGGGAAG ATCCGTTTCCTGCTTTCAAATCTTGGCAGGAGGACAGTGAATCTGGAGAAGCTCAGCTTTCCCCGCAGGCTGGGAGGATGACGAACCATCCGTTGGAAGAGGACTGTCACCCCATCTTGTCACATCGTAGTTTGGATTTTGGGCAAAGCCAACGTTTCTTACACGATCCCGAAACGTTAGATTCTTCATCCAAAGCACTTTCTTTTGTTAG AACACGACGAGCATCCTTTAGTTCAAAAGATGACAAAAGGGAAGACAAGACACCTTATCAGCTTGTcaagaaattacagaaaaaaataaagcaatttgaGGAACaatttgaaaaagagaaaaacataaag CCCTCCTATAGTGATATTGCGGCCAATCcaaaagttttaaaatggaTGACTGAACTTACCAAAttgagaaagcaaataaaag atgCAAAACAGAGGAGCTCAGATGGAGATTTCATACCTCAGACACGTCCACGAAGTAACACTCTTCCTAAGAGCTTTGGTTCATCTCTCGACCAAGAGGATGAAGAGAATGGAGATGAGATGCGGGTTgtgcagaaagagaagaaacccACCAAGGAAGCTACGCTTGAACTCATTTTGAAAAGATTAAAGGAAAAACGAGTTGAGAGATGTTTGCCAGAAGATATAAAA AAAATGACAAAGGACCATTtggtagaagaaaaaacatctctCCAGAAAAGCCTCCTGTATTATGAAAGTCAACATGGACGGCCG GTTActagagaagaaagacatattGTGAAGCCACTTTATGACAGATACAGACTTGTAAAACAAATGTTAACTAGAGCAAGCATTACTCCTATTCTT GGGTCACCATCAACCAAGAGGCGGGGGCAGATGTTACAGCCCATTATTGAAGGTGAAACTGCCcatttttttgaagaaattaaG gaagaagaggaggaaagtgATGGTTTGTCTGCAGACCTGAATGATATCTTAAAAACTGCTGCCCAAACACAGCCTGTTTTAAGCCCAGTTGAAAACTCTGAGTCTgatcttgaagatggtcaagaGAAACTGACCCGCGACCTGAGGTTGTCGAGCACCCGCGCTGCTTCTAT GCCTGAATTATTGGAGCAACTGTGGAAAGCcagagctgaaaaaaagaagctaCGTAAGACACTACGAGAATTTGAAGAGGAGTTTTATCAGCAGAATGGAAG GAATGTACAGAAAGAAGATCGGGTTCCAATGCTTGATGAGTACAGGgagtacaagaaaataaaagccaaactTAGGCTGTTAGAAGTCCTTATCAGCAAACAAGATTCTTCAAAGTCGATTTAA